In a genomic window of Rhodovulum sp. P5:
- a CDS encoding HAD-IIA family hydrolase: MMMTSEQAFAAYEAARARLPDARAGGTARRVETLAEIADDFDVFLLDAFGVLNIGETAIPGTPERVADLQAAGKRVMVVSNAAGVPHGDLMEKYTRLGYDFAPDDVISSRKTLLAAVRAAPARRWGIMATESRGREDLDGIEVTYLAEDPAAYAAAEGFLLIGSAAWTEERHALLEAALRENPREVWVGNPDIVAPRETGFSAEPGHYAHRLADATGIAPRFFGKPFANIFDMAFERLGGDIPRERIVMVGDSLHTDILGAHAAGVASALVAGYGFFAGSDANAAIAASGIVPDIILTRP; the protein is encoded by the coding sequence ATGATGATGACGTCGGAACAGGCCTTCGCGGCTTACGAGGCTGCTCGCGCACGGCTGCCAGACGCACGGGCCGGCGGGACCGCCCGTCGGGTCGAGACACTGGCCGAGATCGCCGATGACTTCGACGTCTTCCTGCTGGATGCCTTCGGGGTGCTGAATATCGGGGAGACCGCCATTCCCGGCACGCCGGAGCGGGTGGCAGACCTGCAAGCCGCGGGCAAGCGGGTGATGGTCGTCTCCAACGCTGCGGGCGTTCCCCACGGCGACCTGATGGAGAAATACACCCGGCTGGGTTACGACTTTGCGCCCGACGATGTCATTTCCAGCCGCAAGACCCTGCTGGCCGCGGTGCGGGCCGCACCCGCCCGCCGCTGGGGGATCATGGCGACCGAATCCCGTGGACGGGAAGATCTGGACGGGATCGAGGTCACGTATCTGGCCGAGGATCCGGCCGCCTATGCGGCGGCCGAGGGGTTCTTACTGATCGGCAGTGCCGCCTGGACCGAAGAGCGGCACGCCTTGCTGGAAGCGGCGCTGCGCGAAAACCCGCGCGAGGTCTGGGTCGGCAACCCCGACATCGTGGCCCCGCGCGAGACCGGTTTCTCGGCCGAACCGGGGCACTATGCCCACCGCCTGGCCGATGCGACGGGCATCGCGCCGCGTTTCTTCGGCAAACCGTTCGCCAACATCTTCGACATGGCCTTTGAACGGCTGGGCGGTGACATCCCCCGCGAACGGATCGTGATGGTGGGCGACAGCCTGCACACCGATATTCTTGGCGCCCATGCCGCGGGCGTCGCCTCGGCCCTTGTTGCGGGTTATGGCTTTTTCGCCGGGTCCGATGCGAACGCCGCCATCGCGGCCTCCGGCATCGTGCCCGACATCATCCTGACCCGGCCCTGA
- a CDS encoding MBL fold metallo-hydrolase, with amino-acid sequence MTLKPNVQSFWDAATGSWQYVFHDPQTKEGAIVDPVLDFDPADGKTSTENADRILDYVRQAGLKIVWILDTHPHADHFSAAGYLGQKLGAPRAIGEKVAEIQSVWRDIYNLPDGFPEGTGYWDRVFADGDSFKVGDIPVDVLFTPGHTLATITYVAGDAAFVNDTFMMPANGSARADFPGGSSAELYDSLQRILSLPDATRLFIGHDYPAEGAEPACIATVAEHRARNTHLKDASREAFITLRDERDATLGLPDRMLAALQVNLRGGQLPEPEADGRSYLKIPLNAF; translated from the coding sequence ATGACACTTAAGCCGAACGTACAGTCCTTCTGGGATGCAGCGACCGGCAGTTGGCAATATGTCTTTCACGATCCGCAAACGAAGGAGGGGGCCATTGTCGACCCGGTCCTCGATTTCGATCCGGCCGATGGCAAGACATCGACAGAGAACGCCGACCGTATCCTCGATTACGTCCGGCAAGCGGGGCTGAAGATCGTCTGGATCCTCGACACCCACCCCCATGCCGATCACTTCTCCGCCGCCGGCTATCTTGGGCAGAAACTCGGGGCGCCGCGGGCCATCGGCGAGAAGGTGGCAGAGATTCAGTCGGTCTGGCGCGACATCTACAACCTGCCGGACGGGTTTCCCGAGGGCACGGGGTATTGGGACCGGGTGTTTGCCGATGGCGACAGTTTCAAGGTGGGTGATATCCCCGTCGACGTCCTGTTCACGCCCGGCCATACGCTGGCCACCATCACTTATGTCGCCGGCGACGCGGCGTTCGTGAACGACACCTTCATGATGCCTGCAAACGGCTCTGCCCGGGCCGATTTCCCCGGCGGCAGTTCCGCGGAACTTTACGACTCGCTTCAGCGCATTCTGTCCCTGCCCGATGCCACGCGCCTTTTCATCGGGCACGACTACCCGGCCGAGGGGGCGGAACCTGCCTGCATAGCGACGGTGGCCGAGCATCGGGCGCGGAACACCCATCTGAAGGATGCCAGCCGGGAGGCGTTCATCACCCTTAGGGATGAGCGGGACGCAACCCTTGGCCTGCCCGATCGGATGTTGGCCGCGCTTCAGGTCAATCTGCGCGGCGGCCAGCTGCCCGAGCCGGAGGCCGATGGGCGATCCTACCTCAAGATACCGCTCAACGCGTTCTGA
- a CDS encoding DUF2853 family protein, translated as MGKRDDLIAKYAEDLRTKCGMEPDMDLLTKVTIGCGPAIYKADAETVAVSQPEELETVRKNFLIRKLGLSDGPELMEAINAVIDTYGHSERHKYRAVVYYMLAKHFGKEHIYG; from the coding sequence ATGGGCAAGCGGGACGATCTGATCGCGAAATATGCCGAAGACCTGCGCACAAAATGCGGGATGGAACCGGACATGGACCTGCTGACGAAGGTCACCATCGGCTGCGGCCCGGCGATCTACAAGGCCGACGCCGAAACTGTCGCCGTGTCGCAACCGGAAGAACTGGAAACGGTTCGAAAGAACTTCCTGATCCGGAAACTGGGCCTGTCGGACGGGCCCGAACTTATGGAGGCGATCAACGCCGTGATCGACACCTACGGCCATTCGGAGCGGCACAAGTATCGCGCGGTCGTCTATTACATGCTGGCCAAGCATTTCGGGAAAGAACACATCTACGGCTGA
- the trpB gene encoding tryptophan synthase subunit beta codes for MTSYLKSTPTREGYFGEYGGAILPPPLEPHFKEIREAYDRISKSADFIEELRSIRKHFQGRPTPVSYFKNLSGLCGGAQIYAKREDLNHTGAHKLNHCMAEGLLAKFMGKTKLMAETGAGQHGVALATAAAYFGMECEIHMGEIDIAKEAPNVTRMKLLGATVVPVRFGGRSLKEAVDSCFMSYLEQADTALFAIGSVVGPHPFPMMVRNFQHVVGVEAREQFLEMTGELPDMVAACVGGGSNAMGLFSGFIDDDVALYGVEPLGTSSNLGDHAATITFGHDGDIHGFRTLVLTDENGEPAPVHTVASGLDYPGVGPEHAHLHKTGRVTYTAADDKEALKAFYALSRHEGIIPALESAHAVAFAMREAANHPGKSILINLSGRGDKDIDYVTETFGTGEDFLNS; via the coding sequence ATGACGTCCTATCTGAAATCCACACCGACCCGGGAGGGGTATTTCGGCGAGTATGGCGGCGCGATTCTGCCACCCCCGCTGGAACCGCATTTCAAGGAAATCCGAGAGGCCTATGACCGGATTTCCAAATCGGCCGACTTTATCGAGGAGTTGCGGTCGATCCGCAAACATTTCCAGGGGCGGCCGACCCCGGTGTCCTATTTCAAGAATCTCTCGGGGCTCTGCGGCGGCGCGCAGATCTATGCCAAGCGGGAGGATCTGAACCACACCGGCGCGCACAAGCTGAACCACTGCATGGCCGAGGGCTTGCTGGCCAAGTTCATGGGCAAGACGAAGCTGATGGCCGAGACGGGCGCGGGCCAGCATGGCGTGGCACTGGCGACGGCGGCGGCCTATTTCGGGATGGAATGCGAAATCCACATGGGCGAGATCGACATCGCCAAGGAGGCACCCAACGTCACCCGGATGAAGCTGCTTGGCGCGACGGTGGTGCCGGTGCGTTTCGGCGGGCGGTCGCTGAAAGAGGCGGTGGACAGCTGTTTCATGAGCTATCTGGAACAGGCGGACACGGCGCTTTTCGCCATCGGGTCGGTCGTCGGGCCGCATCCCTTCCCGATGATGGTGCGTAACTTTCAGCATGTCGTGGGCGTCGAGGCGCGGGAACAGTTCCTTGAGATGACCGGAGAGTTGCCCGACATGGTCGCAGCCTGCGTCGGCGGCGGGTCGAACGCGATGGGCCTCTTCTCCGGCTTCATCGACGATGACGTGGCATTGTACGGGGTCGAACCGCTAGGGACGTCCTCCAACCTTGGCGATCATGCGGCAACGATCACCTTCGGCCATGACGGCGACATTCACGGCTTTCGCACGCTGGTGCTGACCGACGAGAATGGCGAACCCGCACCGGTGCACACGGTGGCCTCCGGCCTTGATTATCCCGGGGTCGGGCCCGAACACGCCCATCTGCACAAGACCGGCCGCGTGACCTATACCGCGGCGGACGACAAGGAGGCGCTGAAAGCCTTCTATGCCCTGTCGCGGCACGAGGGGATCATCCCCGCGCTGGAATCCGCCCATGCGGTGGCTTTCGCCATGCGGGAGGCCGCGAACCATCCGGGCAAGTCAATCCTGATCAACCTGAGCGGCCGCGGCGACAAGGATATTGACTATGTGACCGAGACATTCGGCACGGGAGAGGATTTCCTGAACAGCTAA
- the ahcY gene encoding adenosylhomocysteinase, with product MPQDYIVKDISLADFGRKELDIAETEMPGLMALREEYGEAKPLKGARIAGSLHMTIQTAVLIETLVALGAEVRWASCNIFSTQDHAAAAIAKAGIPVFAIKGETLPEYWDYADRIFMFPEGGANMILDDGGDATLYILLGARVENGEEDLIAVPHSEEEEALFAQIRKRMAESPGWFTKQRDMIQGVSEETTTGVHRLYELTKQGLLPFPAINVNDSVTKSKFDNKYGCKESLVDGIRRATDTMMAGKVACVCGYGDVGKGSAASLRGAGARVKVTEVDPICALQAAMDGFEVVTLEDVVKDADIFITTTGNKDVIRIEHMREMKDMAIVGNIGHFDNEIQVAALKNHKWTNIKDQVDMIEMPSGARIILLSEGRLLNLGNATGHPSFVMSASFTNQVLAQIELFTKGDQYKNDVYILPKHLDEKVARLHLKKIGVKLTELSPEQAAYIGVTPEGPFKPEHYRY from the coding sequence ATGCCGCAGGACTACATCGTCAAGGACATTTCGCTGGCCGACTTCGGCCGCAAGGAACTGGACATCGCCGAAACCGAGATGCCGGGCCTGATGGCCCTGCGCGAGGAATATGGCGAGGCGAAGCCGCTGAAAGGCGCACGGATCGCCGGTTCGCTCCACATGACGATCCAGACCGCCGTCCTGATCGAAACGCTGGTGGCGCTGGGCGCCGAGGTGCGTTGGGCGTCGTGCAACATCTTCTCCACCCAGGACCACGCGGCTGCCGCGATTGCCAAGGCGGGCATCCCGGTCTTCGCCATCAAGGGTGAGACCCTGCCGGAATACTGGGACTACGCCGACCGGATCTTCATGTTCCCCGAGGGCGGCGCGAACATGATCCTCGACGATGGTGGCGACGCGACGCTTTACATCCTGCTCGGCGCGCGGGTGGAAAATGGCGAGGAAGACCTGATCGCCGTGCCCCATTCCGAAGAGGAAGAGGCGCTGTTTGCACAAATCCGCAAGCGGATGGCCGAAAGCCCCGGCTGGTTCACCAAGCAGCGCGACATGATCCAGGGCGTGTCCGAGGAAACCACAACCGGCGTGCATCGCCTGTATGAACTGACCAAGCAGGGCCTGTTGCCCTTCCCGGCAATCAACGTGAACGACAGCGTCACCAAGTCGAAATTCGACAACAAGTACGGCTGCAAGGAATCGCTGGTCGACGGTATCCGTCGCGCCACCGACACGATGATGGCCGGCAAGGTCGCCTGCGTCTGCGGCTATGGCGATGTCGGCAAGGGCTCGGCCGCGTCGCTGCGCGGTGCCGGCGCCCGCGTGAAGGTGACCGAGGTCGACCCGATCTGCGCGCTTCAGGCCGCGATGGACGGGTTCGAGGTCGTCACCCTGGAAGACGTGGTGAAAGACGCCGACATCTTCATCACCACCACCGGCAACAAGGACGTCATCCGCATCGAGCATATGCGCGAGATGAAGGACATGGCGATCGTCGGCAATATCGGCCATTTCGACAACGAGATTCAGGTCGCCGCGCTGAAGAACCACAAATGGACCAACATCAAGGACCAGGTGGACATGATCGAGATGCCCTCGGGCGCGCGGATCATCCTGCTGTCCGAAGGCCGTCTGCTGAACCTCGGCAACGCCACGGGCCACCCGTCCTTCGTGATGTCGGCCTCCTTCACCAACCAGGTGCTGGCGCAGATCGAACTCTTCACCAAGGGCGATCAGTACAAGAACGACGTCTACATCCTGCCCAAGCATCTGGATGAAAAAGTCGCCCGCCTGCATCTGAAGAAGATCGGCGTGAAACTGACGGAACTGAGCCCCGAACAGGCCGCCTATATCGGCGTGACGCCCGAAGGCCCGTTCAAGCCGGAGCATTACCGGTACTGA
- a CDS encoding VPLPA-CTERM sorting domain-containing protein, whose translation MLKKLFLASVLASAVGSAGHAATIVSAVGVTATSERSGVSAAYTIDQSGLSVGYTSGITDFDAYIASNPIHTYVALGNEWFSDFGNTTPTLTFDLGSVLNIDRVALWVEESSGFSTADVTTSTDGVTFTSLTTISPQDNPLADYPAEVFSFTTTALRYFRMDLSGCPQPNPGSTDECSLGEIAFSAVDTPPVPVPAAGFLFVSGLGALAAMRRRKTR comes from the coding sequence ATGTTGAAGAAACTTTTCTTGGCGTCGGTCCTGGCGTCTGCCGTTGGCAGTGCCGGCCACGCAGCAACGATTGTCAGCGCCGTCGGGGTCACGGCGACGAGCGAAAGAAGCGGCGTTTCCGCGGCTTACACGATCGATCAGTCGGGTCTGAGTGTCGGCTATACCAGCGGCATCACCGATTTCGACGCCTATATCGCGTCGAACCCGATACACACCTACGTCGCGTTGGGGAATGAGTGGTTTTCCGATTTCGGCAACACCACGCCGACATTGACCTTCGACCTCGGTTCGGTTCTCAACATCGACCGCGTCGCGCTCTGGGTCGAAGAGTCGAGCGGCTTCAGCACGGCTGACGTGACGACCTCCACCGATGGGGTCACCTTCACATCACTGACAACGATCAGCCCGCAGGACAATCCGCTGGCCGACTATCCCGCCGAGGTCTTCAGCTTCACCACGACGGCGCTGCGCTATTTCCGGATGGATCTGTCCGGCTGTCCGCAGCCGAACCCGGGCTCGACCGATGAATGCTCTCTGGGCGAAATCGCCTTCTCGGCCGTCGATACGCCGCCGGTGCCGGTGCCGGCCGCCGGGTTCCTTTTCGTTTCCGGATTGGGCGCGCTGGCGGCTATGCGCCGTCGCAAGACCCGCTGA
- a CDS encoding HD domain-containing protein: MTHTRAWQRMLSGRRLDLLDPTPVDIEIEDIAHGLAFVARWNGQTQGDYPYSVAEHSLLVEEIFARLEPGAPAKWRLAALLHDAPEYVIGDMISPVKAAVGPEYGRLDERLAAAIHIRFGLPAQTPQKIKRQIKKADKVSAWLEATQIAGFDEGEANKFFGKPRPEIAEGLVLRLRPPVEVRKAYTARHAALMAEL, encoded by the coding sequence ATGACTCATACACGCGCATGGCAAAGGATGCTTTCGGGCCGCAGGCTGGACCTGCTGGACCCAACGCCAGTGGATATCGAAATCGAGGACATCGCGCACGGGCTTGCCTTCGTCGCGCGCTGGAACGGGCAGACACAGGGCGACTATCCCTATTCGGTCGCCGAACATTCCTTGCTGGTGGAGGAGATCTTCGCCCGGCTGGAACCCGGCGCCCCGGCGAAATGGCGGCTGGCGGCGCTGTTGCATGATGCGCCCGAATACGTGATCGGCGACATGATATCACCGGTGAAGGCCGCCGTGGGACCAGAATACGGGCGGCTGGACGAACGGCTGGCCGCCGCGATCCATATCCGCTTCGGCCTGCCCGCCCAGACGCCGCAGAAGATCAAGAGGCAGATCAAGAAGGCTGACAAGGTCTCCGCCTGGCTGGAAGCGACCCAGATCGCCGGGTTCGACGAAGGGGAGGCCAACAAGTTCTTCGGCAAACCCCGGCCCGAAATCGCCGAGGGCCTCGTCCTCCGCCTGCGACCGCCTGTTGAGGTTCGGAAAGCCTATACGGCACGGCACGCGGCGCTGATGGCAGAGCTGTGA
- a CDS encoding GNAT family N-acetyltransferase — MTVIRAARPQYAPAMAFLLNRVIAEGGSTAIEHPVTQDDMLTWMQDAPDRSCWHVALSQAGDLAEFQWAEPHPGLPRDAADIASFVCADHRQRGTGTELFQLTQAACRAHGYRWINAAIRSDNAGGLRFYARLGFTTWKTDPDARLCNGQVTGKTYKRFDL; from the coding sequence GTGACCGTCATCCGGGCCGCGCGCCCGCAATACGCCCCCGCAATGGCATTCCTCTTGAACAGGGTCATCGCCGAAGGCGGCAGCACGGCCATCGAACACCCAGTCACACAGGACGATATGCTGACCTGGATGCAGGACGCCCCGGACCGGTCCTGCTGGCATGTCGCGCTGTCGCAAGCGGGTGATCTTGCAGAATTCCAATGGGCAGAACCGCATCCCGGGCTGCCGCGTGATGCCGCGGACATCGCCAGCTTTGTGTGCGCGGACCACAGGCAGCGCGGCACCGGAACAGAACTTTTTCAGCTCACACAGGCGGCCTGCCGGGCACACGGCTATCGGTGGATCAATGCCGCGATCCGGTCGGACAATGCGGGCGGTCTGCGCTTCTACGCCAGACTTGGCTTTACGACATGGAAGACAGACCCCGATGCGCGGCTGTGCAACGGGCAGGTGACCGGCAAGACGTACAAGCGGTTTGACCTATAG
- a CDS encoding ActR/PrrA/RegA family redox response regulator transcription factor — protein MAESEMQELGDDPSLLIVDDDEPFLRRLARAMEKRGFQTETADSVAAGKAIATARPPAYAVIDLRLEDGNGLDVVETLREKRPDAKIVVLTGYGAIATAVAAVKVGATDYLSKPADANDVTAALLSDGESLPPPPENPMSADRVRWEHIQRVYEQCDRNVSETARRLNMHRRTLQRILAKRSPR, from the coding sequence ATGGCAGAGAGCGAAATGCAGGAACTCGGCGACGATCCGTCCCTGCTTATTGTGGATGATGACGAGCCCTTCCTGCGCCGCCTGGCCCGCGCCATGGAAAAGCGGGGGTTCCAGACCGAAACGGCGGACTCGGTTGCCGCGGGCAAGGCCATCGCCACGGCGCGCCCGCCGGCCTATGCCGTGATCGACCTGCGGCTGGAGGATGGCAACGGGCTGGATGTCGTCGAAACGCTCCGCGAAAAGCGCCCCGATGCCAAGATCGTGGTCTTGACGGGCTATGGTGCGATTGCCACCGCCGTGGCCGCGGTCAAGGTCGGGGCGACCGACTATCTGTCCAAACCCGCCGACGCCAACGATGTGACCGCTGCGCTGCTGTCGGACGGGGAAAGCCTGCCGCCGCCGCCGGAAAACCCGATGTCCGCCGACCGCGTGCGGTGGGAACACATCCAGCGGGTGTATGAGCAGTGCGACCGCAACGTGTCGGAAACCGCACGCCGCCTGAACATGCACCGCCGGACGCTGCAACGGATCCTGGCCAAGCGCAGCCCCCGGTGA
- a CDS encoding SCO family protein — protein sequence MSRIALVSYAAFAVFATAVIGSGVYLWQNSRQDDRFAACRDGGLAGPIDEIGGPFTLVDETGATVTDADVIDGPTLLYFGYTFCPDVCPLDNTRNAQAIFLLDDRGYQVKPVFISVDAGRDTPELLAEFTEYMHPRMLGLTGTADQVKVASRAYRTFYQIQDPDEEYYLIDHSTFSYLAFPETGVVEVFKRDLTPEEMADRIACFVDSLEAN from the coding sequence ATGTCACGTATCGCCCTCGTCTCTTATGCCGCTTTCGCCGTTTTCGCGACGGCCGTGATCGGAAGCGGCGTCTATCTTTGGCAGAACAGCCGGCAAGACGACCGGTTTGCGGCGTGCCGGGACGGCGGCCTTGCCGGGCCGATTGACGAGATCGGCGGCCCCTTCACGCTGGTCGATGAAACCGGCGCCACGGTGACCGATGCAGACGTGATCGATGGGCCGACGCTGCTTTACTTCGGTTACACGTTCTGTCCCGATGTCTGTCCGCTGGACAATACGCGCAATGCGCAGGCCATCTTCCTGCTGGATGACCGCGGCTATCAGGTGAAACCTGTCTTCATCTCGGTCGATGCGGGGCGGGACACGCCGGAGCTTCTGGCCGAGTTCACCGAATACATGCATCCACGCATGCTGGGCCTGACCGGCACGGCAGATCAGGTCAAGGTGGCCAGCCGCGCCTACCGGACATTCTATCAGATCCAGGATCCGGACGAGGAATACTATCTCATCGACCATTCCACCTTCAGCTATCTCGCTTTCCCCGAGACCGGTGTGGTGGAAGTCTTCAAACGGGATTTGACGCCTGAAGAAATGGCAGATCGCATCGCGTGCTTCGTCGATTCGCTTGAGGCAAATTGA
- the regB gene encoding sensor histidine kinase RegB codes for MFEHAIGLLPTSERTNWIRLRTLILLRWAAIGGQVVAITVAQLYFNIALDLGLCLIIVGMAVIANLVAMAVYPENRRLSETETMLTLLFDIVQLAAMLFLTGGLNNPFALLILTPVTISATVLGRMSTLFLAHVAFVLITFVGFFHMPLMTTDGAIQELPQIFLFGFWAALVIGISFLGLYAERVTTEANNMSDALLATQMALAREQKLTDLGGVVAAAAHELGTPLATIKLISSELMDEVQDRPDLQEDVALIRDQADRCRDIMRSMGRAGKDDLHMHTAPLEAVIDEAAEPHRDRGKEIIFKAEPIHGGSPRMPVIYRRPEIIHGLRNMIQNAVDFADSRVWVVAQWSPQDITIRIMDDGPGYPPHLLGRIGDPFVRKRKTDNQQKERPEYEGMGLGLFIAKTLLERSGARLSFANGSDPLLTGADRSEQRGAVVEVDWPVGKIGVSAEEQLAALGDNVLFEA; via the coding sequence ATGTTCGAACATGCCATCGGTCTTCTGCCCACAAGCGAACGGACCAACTGGATCCGCCTGCGGACATTGATCCTCTTGCGATGGGCCGCAATCGGCGGGCAGGTCGTCGCGATCACCGTCGCACAGCTCTATTTCAACATCGCGCTGGACCTTGGCCTTTGCCTCATCATCGTGGGCATGGCGGTGATCGCCAATCTTGTCGCCATGGCGGTCTATCCCGAAAACCGGCGCCTGTCCGAAACCGAAACGATGCTCACGCTGTTGTTCGACATCGTGCAGCTTGCGGCGATGCTGTTCCTGACGGGCGGGCTGAACAATCCCTTCGCGCTGCTGATCCTGACGCCGGTGACGATTTCGGCCACGGTCCTCGGTCGCATGTCCACGCTGTTTCTGGCCCATGTGGCCTTTGTGCTGATCACCTTCGTGGGCTTCTTTCACATGCCACTGATGACCACCGACGGGGCGATCCAGGAACTGCCGCAGATCTTCCTGTTCGGCTTCTGGGCGGCACTGGTGATCGGTATTTCGTTCCTCGGTCTTTACGCGGAACGCGTGACCACCGAGGCGAACAACATGTCCGATGCGCTGCTGGCAACGCAGATGGCGCTCGCCCGGGAGCAGAAGCTGACCGATCTTGGCGGCGTTGTCGCGGCGGCCGCACATGAGCTGGGCACACCCCTTGCCACGATCAAGCTGATCAGTTCCGAACTGATGGACGAGGTGCAGGACCGGCCCGACCTGCAGGAAGATGTCGCCCTGATCCGCGATCAGGCAGACCGCTGCCGCGACATCATGCGGTCCATGGGGCGGGCGGGGAAGGACGACCTGCACATGCACACCGCACCGCTGGAGGCCGTGATTGACGAGGCCGCGGAACCCCATCGCGACCGCGGCAAGGAGATCATCTTCAAGGCCGAACCGATCCATGGGGGCAGCCCCCGCATGCCGGTGATCTACCGCCGCCCCGAGATCATCCACGGCCTGCGCAACATGATCCAGAACGCCGTCGATTTCGCCGATTCCCGGGTCTGGGTGGTCGCGCAATGGTCGCCGCAGGATATCACGATCCGGATCATGGATGACGGGCCCGGCTATCCGCCCCACCTTCTGGGCCGGATCGGCGATCCCTTCGTGCGCAAGCGCAAGACGGACAACCAACAAAAGGAGCGCCCGGAATACGAAGGCATGGGCCTTGGCCTTTTCATCGCCAAGACGCTGCTGGAACGGTCGGGCGCGCGGCTGAGCTTTGCCAACGGGTCCGACCCGCTTCTGACCGGCGCCGACCGGTCCGAACAGCGCGGCGCCGTGGTAGAGGTGGACTGGCCGGTCGGCAAGATCGGCGTCAGCGCCGAGGAGCAACTGGCCGCGCTTGGGGACAATGTCCTGTTCGAGGCATGA
- a CDS encoding PAS-domain containing protein: MSLTRRFRGEIETGQAVIDSLDEAIAVFSTAGVLTLSNIAYAELWGDDPLLVLGTIDIAGATAQWQDQCVADTGHDPAELARNIRHRQAWSGELVHRDGRVLTCRIKPIAGGAMLIGFQPVAAGKRPPRAISGGRG; this comes from the coding sequence ATGTCGCTGACCCGCCGCTTCCGTGGCGAGATCGAAACCGGTCAGGCCGTGATCGACAGCCTTGACGAGGCGATTGCCGTCTTCTCGACCGCCGGGGTGCTGACCCTGTCGAACATCGCCTATGCCGAACTATGGGGCGATGACCCCCTGCTGGTTCTGGGCACCATCGACATCGCCGGCGCAACGGCCCAATGGCAGGACCAGTGCGTTGCCGATACCGGCCACGACCCGGCCGAACTTGCCCGCAATATTCGCCACCGTCAGGCCTGGTCTGGCGAATTGGTCCATCGCGATGGCCGGGTCCTGACCTGCCGGATCAAGCCGATTGCCGGCGGGGCCATGCTGATCGGGTTTCAGCCCGTAGCGGCGGGAAAACGTCCGCCCCGGGCGATCTCGGGCGGGCGGGGCTGA
- the tsaE gene encoding tRNA (adenosine(37)-N6)-threonylcarbamoyltransferase complex ATPase subunit type 1 TsaE, with the protein MSTDATPEPIRLTLHSEAETRALAGRLVEILGPGDTILLKGPIGAGKTALSRALIHAFQQAAGDIAEDVPSPTFTLVQTYRAGALEIWHADLYRLTHPDEVVELGLEDAFATALCLVEWPDRLGDLAPEGALSVTLEPGAEEETRLLTFDTTSPAWRSRLAPVLEPAANDA; encoded by the coding sequence ATGTCGACCGATGCAACCCCGGAACCGATCCGCCTGACACTCCATTCGGAGGCCGAAACCCGCGCTCTGGCGGGGCGGTTGGTGGAAATTCTGGGGCCCGGCGACACGATCCTTCTGAAAGGGCCGATCGGCGCCGGCAAGACCGCCCTGTCACGCGCGCTGATCCACGCGTTTCAACAGGCGGCCGGGGACATCGCCGAAGACGTGCCTTCCCCGACCTTCACGCTGGTGCAGACCTACCGGGCCGGGGCGTTGGAAATCTGGCACGCGGATCTTTACCGGCTGACCCATCCTGACGAGGTTGTCGAACTTGGGCTAGAGGACGCCTTTGCCACGGCCCTGTGTCTGGTCGAATGGCCCGACCGGTTGGGGGACTTGGCACCCGAGGGCGCCCTTTCCGTGACCCTGGAGCCGGGGGCGGAGGAGGAGACACGCCTCCTGACCTTTGACACCACCAGCCCGGCATGGCGCAGCCGATTGGCCCCGGTGCTTGAACCTGCGGCGAACGATGCCTGA